GAGCATTATATAATCATAGAGATCTGAGATAGATCCTTTATATGGAAAATAATCATAAAGCAATTGTTAGGAAATTTGATGCATGatgaaatatcaaaatattatgGACACAAAAATTTGTGACCCTTTAGCAGgggataaaaaagaaaatggctGCAACTCCAGAATGTTTCATCGGAAAGCGAATCTAGTCTTTTCACACCCTAAAATACAAATTCAACAATGGTTTTGAGATATAGAGAACAGAAGGAGATCTGGAGAGAACTTATCTGGAATTCCTTTATCTTTTCACTCAAAGTTGACCTCAACTTTCACATCAGATAGTCATATCTGTTGTTAGAGAAATTGACATACAAGTACAACCGACCAACATAATGGCAAGAAATAGCCCAATCTTCCTCTTATTGGCCCGCATTGACAATTTAAGTAAAAAATATGACAAACTGTAGCCACTCACCTCCAgtagaaaaatccaaatatgtTTTAACACAATACACGGACGGATACTCACATAGAGCACAAATTCACACACTATCAGATATAAAATTACTTCCCCGAGTAACTCCATTTACCCTTATCACTAGTCAGGGTCAGCTCAAAATTTACAATTAACAGTACAATCAACACAATTTGGAACAATCAGATTTCGTGCAACTTCAGAAGTTAACATAACATTACGAAATCTCAGTAAAAATTGCTTTTGGTTCCACAACAACTCCCATATTCTAATAACAAAAGGGACAAATAGGAAAAATGACAACATACTAACACACAGTATGGTCATGAAActaaaagaagataaaaaaaaaaaaatactcacaATGGAAATGCACTATAGGTATTCTGCCACTGCCATTGTTGGTGAGTTCAAACATGTAAGTATCTCCTACTTGAACACCATTTGCTTCTATGAACTGTCGCCATCCCTTTTTAATCCCAAAGTGATAATTGTCAATTTTCCCTAGCCACACTGACCACAATCTCCTTCTTTCATCCACGAGAATCAACTCATGTCTATTCGACAAGCCATTTGATTTTACAAAATCCATTGGAAGATACTGCTCAAATTTATCCCAATACATAGATAAATACCGCATTatcacaaaaaagaaaaaagaaagaaaaaaaaaaaggctaaggtGATTACTAAATTTTGTTCAAATCACTCTTACCAAATAAGGATATCTGTTGGTGTAAGGTTTAATAGTAGATATAAAATGAGGGTTGGC
This portion of the Lycium ferocissimum isolate CSIRO_LF1 chromosome 1, AGI_CSIRO_Lferr_CH_V1, whole genome shotgun sequence genome encodes:
- the LOC132057346 gene encoding B3 domain-containing protein REM14-like isoform X1; this encodes MTLLFQLIKLDLRGSPFLQPEVKKKNLDAERMSDKGITDLRFKTWDVTTSKSQVAASTSADANPHFISTIKPYTNRYPYLYLPMDFVKSNGLSNRHELILVDERRRLWSVWLGKIDNYHFGIKKGWRQFIEANGVQVGDTYMFELTNNGSGRIPIVHFHCKYIEKGCQVSQKPLTRE
- the LOC132057346 gene encoding B3 domain-containing protein REM17-like isoform X2, which produces MTLLFQLIKLDLRGSPFLQPEVKKKNLDAERMSDKGITDLRFKTWDVTTSKSQVAASTSADANPHFISTIKPYTNRYPYLYLPMDFVKSNGLSNRHELILVDERRRLWSVWLGKIDNYHFGIKKGWRQFIEANGVQVGDTYMFELTNNGSGRIPIVHFHCKYTGKDAKHHRSY